A portion of the Bactrocera neohumeralis isolate Rockhampton chromosome 2, APGP_CSIRO_Bneo_wtdbg2-racon-allhic-juicebox.fasta_v2, whole genome shotgun sequence genome contains these proteins:
- the LOC126752999 gene encoding 28S rRNA (cytosine-C(5))-methyltransferase has protein sequence MEANKFKHSIKVPTQYRRVAAVLKAALERKKSLKSLIFEEKHARLRGMQAILKQYIDNRGVIDEAIAQTKILEENPRLSSALCKILVTELIFGRKKLIGESKPVLTVSQYRERLEANLGGAVYDTKNIKVWKPRYVRVNTNLLNMADVFEMLAMEEWRKKNLASSGSYNDFLKAIRELEEDEYMVDMHLDDLLIFHSKQKHYWACHPYVKEKKLMLQDKGTCLVAELLHPPPGAFVLDMCAAPGMKTIHVSNVMKNKGKIYAVEQNIERYNLLRNMTNLAGCEIVDSINADALTIDSNRCPNVEYILVDPSCSGSGMQNRMSLDPDEKDPARLNRLAGLQIKMLSHALKSFSNVKRVVYSTCSLYEEENEQVIQRCLELNPQFKLLSGKKALRNKWNNVGNSNYKNIGKNCLYTKPDQDHADGIFIAILEKRQSKGNDE, from the exons ATGGAGGCAAACAAATTTAAGCACTCAATCAAAGTGCCAACACAATATAGGCGTGTTGCTGCTGTTTTAAAGGCGGCACTGGAACGAAAAAAATCGCTTAagtctttaatttttgaagaaaagcaTGCA CGTTTGCGGGGTATGCAAGCGATATTGAAGCAGTACATTGACAACCGAGGAGTAATTGACGAAGCAATCGCACAAACAAAGATTTTGGAAGAAAATCCACGATTAAGTTCTGCTCTCTGCAAAATTCTTGTGACAGAGCTTATATTTGGACGAAAAAAATTGATTGGTGAAAGCAAACCCGTTCTAACAGTTAGCCAATATCGCGAAAGGCTTGAAGCAAACTTAGGCGGTGCAGTTTATGATACCAAAAACATAAAAG TTTGGAAGCCTCGCTATGTACGTGTTAATACCAATTTGCTTAATATGGCTGATGTTTTTGAAATGTTGGCAATGGAGGAGTGgcggaaaaaaaatttggcgAGCTCAGGATCTTATAATGATTTCTTAAAAGCTATAAGGGAGCTTGAGGAGGATGAGTACATGGTTGACATGCATTTGGACGATCTGTTGATATTCCATTCGAAGCAAAAGCATTACTGGGCTTGCCATCCTTATGTAAAGGAAAAAAAGCTcatgcttcaagataaa GGGACCTGTCTTGTAGCAGAATTGCTACATCCACCCCCCGGCGCTTTCGTACTTGACATGTGTGCGGCTCCAGGAATGAAAACCATACATGTTTCTaatgttatgaaaaataaaggAAAGATTTATGCTGTTGAGCAAAATATAGAACGTTACAATCTGCTCCGTAATATGACCAATTTAGCAGGCTGTGAAATAGTAGATTCCATTAACGCGGATGCGCTCACAATTG ATAGTAATCGCTGCCCAAATGTGGAATATATACTTGTTGATCCATCGTGCTCCGGATCTGGCATGCAAAATCGGATGTCCTTAGATCCAGATGAAAAAGACCCTGCTCGTCTAAACCGTCTTGCTGGATTACAGATTAAAATGCTTTCACATGCTTTAAAATCGTTCTCCAATGTAAAACGAGTCGTTTACTCTACGTGCTCCCTCTATGAAGAAGAAAACGAACAG GTTATTCAACGTTGCTTAGAGTTAAATCCACAATTTAAATTGCTCAGTGGAAAAAAAGCTTTGCGCAATAAATGGAATAATGTGGGTAACTCTAACTACAAAAATATAGGAAAGAATTGTCTCTATACAAAACCAGATCAAGATCACGCCGATGGAATATTTATAGCAATATTGGAAAAGAGGCAATCCAAGGGAAATGATGAATAA
- the LOC126753013 gene encoding protein nanos, whose product MFGANLNIGNRMDYASSLELGLDLNYMSEVFLDTTNIISRCSPNLSPISTETSISQFSPNTVYAFSPSQLLSSTPASTVGCTISNSQTRPKSYGFFNANNENFGMKPPFLSSQNKDLKQDKYEIDQEPLAQQRHSQMYSEATLAQKQHKNEISKSLKMFAMLASYKYGNDSLNSGRGSPVCDIMDDFYCNGYVTDDPISFEEGKTLKATSHLETCNSSNKYFCSDFSSQCNWNFSTVNYESNNKGAVYPCINSNNVSVWKHYFDPNLWMMTPPPQNYNNGVHLQNQKINTAAVSITDTATVATVAAAANIAYNGQNIKKSQKRFGGSKLDKFSAVKHCVFCENNNEPEAVVKSHAVRDSLGRVLCPKLRTYICPICKASGDKAHTVKYCPQKPIITMEDAVKAESLRLAKNLYFKQGMNV is encoded by the exons ATGTTTGGTGCAAATCTGAATATTGGTAACCGAATG GATTATGCATCTTCTTTGGAACTTGGGTTGGACTTAAATTACATGTCCGAAGTATTTTTGGATACTACGAACATAATAAGCAGATGCTCACCAAACCTTTCGCCTATATCTACAGAAACGTCAATATCGCAATTTTCTCCAAACACTGTGTATGCATTTTCACCATCGCAACTATTGTCGTCAACTCCAGCCTCCACAGTCGGTTGTACAATTTCAAACAGTCAAACAAGACCTAAAAGTTATGGATTCTTTAATGCCAACAATGAAAATTTTGGTATGAAACCACCATTTCTATCTTCacaaaataaagatttaaaacaGGACAAATATGAAATCGACCAAGAACCTTTGGCTCAGCAAAGGCATTCCCAAATGTACTCGGAAGCTACTTTAGCTCAAAAGCAGCACAAAAACGAAATATCAAAGTCtctaaaaatgtttgcaatgtTGGCGTCGTATAAATATGGAAATg attcgTTAAATTCAGGCAGAGGATCGCCAGTGTGTGACATAATGGATGATTTTTATTGCAATGGATATGTCACAGACGATCCGATTTCATTTGAAGAAGGAAAAACATTGAAGGCAACATCTCATCTAGAGACATGTAATAGtagcaacaaatatttttgcagtGATTTCAGTAGTCAGTGTAATTGGAATTTTAGTACTGTGAATTATGAATCTAACAACAAAGGCGCGGTCTACCCATGTATCAACAGTAATAATGTTTCTGTTTGGAAACACTATTTTGATCCAAATTTATGGATGATGACTCCGCCACCACAAAATTATAACAATGGCGTCCATTTGCAGAACCAAAAGATAAATACTGCAGCGGTTTCAATAACCGATACTGCTACTGTCGCAACTGTGGCTGCTGCGGCCAATATCGCCTATAACGgtcaaaatattaagaaaagtcagaAAAGATTTGGCGGTTCAAAGTTGGATAAATTT TCTGCAGTAAAACATTGCGTATTTTGCGAAAATAACAACGAACCAGAAGCTGTGGTGAAGAGTCATGCAGTACGTGATTCACTAGGGCGTGTTCTTTGCCCAAAATTACGCACTTATATATGCCCGATTTGCAAGGCTTCCGGAGATAAGGCGCACACAGTTAAATATTGCCCACAAAAACCGATTATTACGATGGAAGACGCAGTTAAGGCAGAATCCTTACGTTTAGCGAAAAATTTGTACTTTAAGCAAGGAATGAACGTATAG
- the LOC126753005 gene encoding mitochondrial import inner membrane translocase subunit TIM44, translating into MYKFFAASRGNYHRFVQSYSYWQGLHNQRCYSQPSRRPGFFSQFIDNIRSEIDKNKEMKENIKKFREEAQKLEQSEALQSARQKFNIVESEAQKSSNILKEQLGSIKDKVSDVIDEASKSDIAKKATKLSEEISKTAKGVTETITEKSEKIGQTSAFQAISTTTEMIKQEIGSQSINSRVYRSPQKLRKRIEVEYASDERVVEPNADATGVELHKDSKFYQSWENFKNNNAYVNKVLDWKLKYDESENPMIRASRLLTDKFSDVMGGLFSKTELSETLTELCKIDPNFDQKQFLRDCETDIIPNILEAMVRGNLEILKDWCFESTYNIIATPINQAIKSGMYLDSKILDIENIDLAMGKVMEQGPVLIVTFQAQQIMCVRDKNHEVVEGDPDKVMRVNYVWVLCRDPNELNPKSAWRLMEISANSQEQFV; encoded by the exons ATG TATAAATTCTTCGCTGCATCCCGTGGTAATTACCACCGGTTCGTCCAAAGTTATAGTTACTGGCAAGGACTACATAACCAG cgTTGCTATTCTCAACCAAGCCGAAGACCTGGATTTTTTTCGCAGTTCATCGACAATATTAGATcagaaattgataaaaataaggaaatgaaagagaatataaaaaagtttcgcGAAGAAGCACAGAAATTGGAGCAGTCTGAAGCTCTTCAATCGGCTAGGCAGAAATTTAATATAGTTGAATCTGAGGCACAAAagtcttcaaatattttgaaggaaCAATTAGGAAGTATAAAGGACAAAGTAAGTGATGTAATAGACGAAGCAAGTAAATCCGATATTgcaaagaaagcaacaaaattATCCGAAGAAATTTCAAAGACGGCTAAAGGTGTAACTGAAACTATAActgagaaaagtgaaaaaattggaCAGACATCTGCTTTTCAGGCCATATCTACAACTACAGAAATGATTAAACAAGAAATAGGGTCTCAAAGCATAAATTCAAGGGTTTATCGCTCTCCTCAAAAATTGCGAAAACGCATTGAAGTCGAATATGCAAGTGATGAGCGAGTGGTTGAGCCTAATGCTGATGCAACAG GAGTCGAGCTTCACAAGGATTCCAAATTCTACCAATcatgggaaaattttaaaaataacaatgcaTATGTGAATAAAGTACTTGACTGGAAACTTAAATACGACGAATCGGAGAATCCTATGATTCGCGCTTCTCGCCTCTTAACGGATAAATTTTCAGATGTTATGGGAGGACTTTTTTCGAAAACTGAGTTATCAGAAACACTTACAGAGCTATGCAAAATTGATCCAAACTTCGATCAAAAACAGTTTCTTCGCGACTGCGAGACTGATATAATACCGAACATTTTAGAAGCAATGGTGAGGGGAAATTTAGAAATCCTTAAGGATTGGTGTTTTGAAAGCACCTACAATATAATTGCAACACCTATAAACCAAGCTATTAAGTCTGGTATGTATTTGGATTCGAAAATCCTTGATATCGAAAATATAGACTTGGCGATGGGTAAAGTTATGGAGCAGGGGCCAGTACTTATAGTTACCTTTCAAGCGCAACAAATTATGTGTGTTCGTGATAAGAACCACGAAGTAGTGGAAGGTGACCCAGACAAGGTCATGCGAGTGAATTATGTGTGGGTTCTTTGTAGAGACCCCAACGAGTTAAATCCAAAATCAGCTTGGCGGCTTATGGAAATTTCGGCTAACAGTCAAGAACAATTTGTATAA